The following are from one region of the Ignavibacteriales bacterium genome:
- a CDS encoding DUF4340 domain-containing protein: MKKNIYILVGLFVCLFIIAYLVLQKPGERSADSASTGLLFTVDSLLVDKVEIKTSASALVLEKRGAEWFVAQPINYKADQANIGQLIHQIKNLEVKSIISNKPEKQSVFQVDQTGTQVTLYEKGIEKAAFILGKMAASYSESYARKLNSNDVFLVEGASSYMFNRQVKDWRDKTILTTPKENIKEIRYQYGDTAFTITLSDSAWFAGKDKAQQSVVEGIVSSLSHLQADDFIDSTVSPKVTAMIAYAGVQLRFSFDKALNKYYIQSSNSPQWFVLEQWKASQILKRKKEIVESNKK; this comes from the coding sequence ATGAAAAAGAACATATATATTCTCGTCGGCCTATTCGTTTGCCTCTTCATCATCGCATATCTTGTTCTGCAAAAACCCGGAGAACGCAGCGCAGATTCAGCCAGCACGGGACTGCTGTTCACGGTTGATTCACTTTTGGTGGATAAAGTTGAAATTAAGACGTCAGCTTCTGCCCTTGTGCTGGAAAAGCGCGGTGCCGAGTGGTTTGTTGCTCAACCGATTAATTATAAAGCCGATCAAGCAAATATCGGCCAACTCATTCACCAGATAAAAAATCTTGAGGTGAAAAGTATTATTTCCAATAAACCGGAAAAGCAATCCGTATTTCAAGTTGATCAAACCGGAACGCAAGTGACACTGTACGAAAAAGGTATTGAGAAGGCGGCGTTCATTCTCGGTAAGATGGCTGCAAGTTATTCAGAATCGTACGCGCGCAAACTGAACTCTAACGATGTATTCCTCGTTGAAGGTGCATCGAGTTATATGTTCAATCGTCAGGTAAAAGATTGGCGCGATAAAACGATCTTGACAACACCGAAAGAAAACATTAAGGAAATACGGTACCAGTACGGTGACACGGCATTTACCATAACGTTGAGTGACAGTGCATGGTTTGCCGGAAAAGATAAGGCACAGCAGTCTGTGGTAGAAGGTATTGTCTCTTCGCTCTCCCATCTTCAAGCGGATGATTTTATTGACAGCACTGTGTCGCCAAAAGTGACGGCAATGATAGCGTATGCTGGAGTTCAACTTCGCTTCTCGTTCGACAAAGCATTAAACAAGTATTACATTCAATCTTCTAATTCACCGCAATGGTTCGTGTTGGAACAATGGAAAGCAAGCCAAATTTTAAAACGGAAGAAGGAAATTGTAGAATCAAATAAAAAGTAG